The genome window GTAGCATCCAAACTGCATACAAGGAATGCTGGGTTTTTCCGGATTGATTGCTAAAAGAATATTTTTCATTATTGCTTCGATTTAGATGAGCCTTTTGATCAAATCATGAAACTGATCCGGTTGCCATAGAGGACCGACCCATCGTCAAGGATCGCGTAAGCCCGGTAGTGAAAAAATGTTTTCCCGTTGATAAAGTCCTTTGTATAATTAAACTGGTTGATTCCCAACATGAACGGAGTGTCAAATATGATTTTGGTATTCTCAACGGTTGGGTCCAGTGAGTGATTGCCGACACCCCGGAAGTAGGATGTATAAACAATTCCGTATTCGATAACAGGCTTTTTACCTTGATGATCAACGCGCCTGTGATCAATGTGATTTTCAGGGGATCAAACTCGGCCCTTTCTGATAAAGCCAGAAGTACGGCCTTGCTGTCGCCAGACTTTGTAAAGCCACTGGAAGCAACAACCATTCCGTTTTTGATCAATGAATCGGCATTGTTTTCATTTGTGATCTTTGAGACCAAGCCCGTATTGGCGATCCGTGATAAGTCCTGTTTCATGATTTTATTTTAATGCGTGGGCTGCAATCCGCGAAAGCTTGATGGTTTTTTCTTTTCGGGCTCCACACCATTATTTTTCTGCAATACAAACAAGGCTATTGCCATCAAAAGGGTTGCGGGGAAAGCAGCATATAATCCCAGTGGGGCGATGCTGATCCCGAAAGTAATGCCAGCCCAGCACCCGGTAATCAGAAACTGCCCTTTGAATAGCATTGACAACGCAATCAAAAGTTGTGCGAGTGCAATGAGCAGGATCATCGGAGTAATGATAGCTTCAAAGGCACCCAGGATGAATTGTTTGTAAAGAGGAATAGCTGTGTCAGCATAGTCCTGATAGGCCCAAGGGGAGTCAATGGCGATGTAGGTATTTGCGGCGGCAGCCCCGATAAAGATTACAAAAAAGGCTGCCCTGGTAAATCCAGGGTGGTTTTTAGCAGTCCAGATTAGGGCCATAGCAACCAGATTGCTGGCAGCATATGCAGACCAGAATGCGAGCGGTGATATTCCGTATGTTTCCATGATTTATCGGGTGAAAGTGATGGGTTTATTGGCAAGTGCATTATAGATATCTTGGTAGTAGACTAATCCCGCATCTGCTTCCACCAGCGTGTAAGTGATAACGACCGGGACGGTGTGAGGTAGAGGATATGATTTTGAAGGCAGATTGTGGTAACTGGCTTCTGTAAACGCATCGGAGAGCCATTCTTTTTCCATTAAAAAGTCGTCAAGTTTAATGGGCTCAGCGACCCGGATGCAACCATGACTAAGAAAGCGGTATATTTCGCTGTCAAACTTTCCCAATCGATCATTTCCGGACTAATTAGTTTGCCTTGTGGCGAAATAACCTGCAAATTCCATTGCGAAGTATCCTTTAAAATACGCCCAACCACCTGGCCCATCTTGGTAGAATCTATCGTTTTCAGCAGCTGATTAGGAAAGCGTTTATCTGGCGATCCGTACGCTATCATATATAGTGTCCTGCTTAATTCCACACTATCGGATAGTCTGGCAAGCGTGTCCATTCCAGCAGCTGTAAGCCTGGCATATTTCCAACTGGAATACCCTTGTGCAATCAGGCTTTGATTGGCACAACTGGCTAGTAATAAAGCCAATATCAGTGCAACGGAGCGCATAGTTAATTGTTGATTTCTGTATCAAAATAACCGTATGCAGGGCTCGTATAGGCTGACGATGAATTGTTAACAATATGATTTCTGTCAGCTTTGACTGGTAGGGAAAGAGAATATCTGGCCTATGCAGGTTGCAAAGACACTTTGAAACAAGACCCATGACCTATTTCACTGTCGACCTGAATATGTCCCCCCAAGGCTTCAATCTGAAATTTTGTAATGAATAACCCTACTCCTCTTGCATCCGGATTGCCATTAAATGTTTTGTGCATTCCAATAAGTCCTTACCGTGTTTTTGCAGGTAGACCCCAATACCGTTATCCTTAGTGCGAAATTGTAGGTGGGTGTCGGTGTAAACCGTGTCAATATTGATTTTCGGGGCCCTGACCGGATGCCGGTACTTCAAAGCATTACTAATAAGATTAAAAATGATGCTTTCCAGATAGGCCGCATATGCTAAGACCTGCAGCCCGGGGTCAACATTGGTCAATACCGAGGCATTCAATGATCTAATTTGCAGACTTAAAGAATTTATTGTCGCTAAAATGTGTACGAGCAAATTGCAGGGCTGATATTTGTCTTTATCAAGATTCTGAATTTTGATCATATCTGATAAATGTTCTACCATGGATGAAAATCCTGTGGAGAGAAAATGCTAGTCCCTGATGACGTCTATCTGCTTTTTGTATGATATAAATCAGGATTGTGGCACCACTAAGATTCCAAATCTGTAAAACGCTGGATAAAGCTGACTAATATCATAATGGATTGCCGCGAACGTCAATTATTCTGGCTACTAGTCTCTATATCTTCGCCAGATCTTTATACTTAAAATGATGGTATCATGCAGTTACTAAATAGCGTTGCAATAGTTACCGGGGCTGGTTCCGGCATTGGCAGAAGTGTAGCATTAGCTTATGCCGCGGAGGGAGCTAAGGTGGTCGTTTCAGATATTCATCGGAAGGAGGGGCTGGAAACCGTGGACATGATAAAGCAGGCAGGAGGAGAATCTTTCTTTTTCAAGGCGGATGTGTCTTCTCCGGCTGACAATGCGGCACTTGTCGATGTGGCAGTTGCGACTTACGGTGCCTTACATATCGCTTGCAACAATGCCGGAATCGGTGGTGCTTCGGCACCAGTGGGAGAATACCCGATCGAGGCATGGGACAAAGTGATCGGTATCAATCTCTCCGGTATCTTTTATGGAATGCATTATCAAATCCCAGCGATGCTGAATGCTGGTGGGGGCACGATTGTTAATATGGCCTCGATTCTGGGAAATGTAGGATTTGCAAATAGTCCGGCTTATGTCGCTGCCAAGCACGGGGTTGTTGGATTAACAAAAAATATAGCATTGGAATATGGCACAAAAGGTATCAGGGCCAATGCAGTAGGGCCTGCCTTTATCAAAACACCGCTTCTAAAAGACCTGGATGCTGGTACACTCGACTGGCTGGTGACCAAGCACCCGATCGGCAGGTTGGGGGAACCTGAGGAAGTTGCTGAATTAGTATTATGGTTGAGCAGCTCAAAATCGTCATTTGTTACAGGCTCATATTATCCGGTAGATGGCGGTTATCTCGCTGGTTGAGCAGTCTCTGTCAACCACTAAACATACAATTTCATGAACATCTACATTTTGCTGGCTCACCCCGATAAAAATAGTTTCAATGGACGGCTTGCTGATGCTTGTGAGCAAAGAATGCTACTGGCCGGGCATCAGGTCCGCAGACAGAATATAGGTGAAATGCAGTTTGACCCGGTTCTGTGGAAAGGCTACTCCGTCATTCAGCAGCTTGAACCGGATTTGCAGCAGACGCAGGAAAATATCTTGTGGTGCCAAAAATGGGTGATCATATACCCCGTCTGGTGGGGCTCGGTTCCGGCAATCTTCAAAGGGCTTTT of Dyadobacter chenhuakuii contains these proteins:
- a CDS encoding SDR family NAD(P)-dependent oxidoreductase, coding for MQLLNSVAIVTGAGSGIGRSVALAYAAEGAKVVVSDIHRKEGLETVDMIKQAGGESFFFKADVSSPADNAALVDVAVATYGALHIACNNAGIGGASAPVGEYPIEAWDKVIGINLSGIFYGMHYQIPAMLNAGGGTIVNMASILGNVGFANSPAYVAAKHGVVGLTKNIALEYGTKGIRANAVGPAFIKTPLLKDLDAGTLDWLVTKHPIGRLGEPEEVAELVLWLSSSKSSFVTGSYYPVDGGYLAG
- a CDS encoding NAD(P)H-dependent oxidoreductase, coding for MNIYILLAHPDKNSFNGRLADACEQRMLLAGHQVRRQNIGEMQFDPVLWKGYSVIQQLEPDLQQTQENILWCQKWVIIYPVWWGSVPAIFKGLLDRALLPGFGFKYHEKDPFWDKFLGKRSAHVIATSDAPPIWLWWQYSNSDIKAIKKATLEFCGIKPVKVTRIGRVKYLDEEKRSKIIKNIAAD